The Deinococcus humi genome has a segment encoding these proteins:
- a CDS encoding 1-acyl-sn-glycerol-3-phosphate acyltransferase: protein MTVTWQGRPHTLGSRVSLFLLRLSGWTPLLEPPPGGAVKFVTAAAPHTSNLDFWPGLFWKWATRIPLHWVGKRELFGFPQGLFMRAVGGIALDRRRAGGNFVDAVVSVIEREEEIVLLVAPEGSRGQAGYWKTGFYYMALQAGVPIAVTALDWGRKRVGIIGYIQPTGDLKADFARIAALLHDVRGRVPANESPVIPRPEEATPTDLA, encoded by the coding sequence GTGACTGTGACCTGGCAGGGCCGCCCGCACACGCTGGGTTCGCGCGTGTCGCTGTTCCTCCTGCGGCTCTCCGGCTGGACGCCGCTGCTGGAACCGCCGCCCGGCGGGGCCGTCAAGTTCGTGACTGCTGCCGCGCCGCACACCAGCAATCTGGACTTCTGGCCGGGGCTGTTCTGGAAGTGGGCCACCCGCATTCCACTGCACTGGGTGGGCAAACGCGAGCTGTTCGGTTTTCCGCAAGGCCTTTTCATGCGCGCCGTGGGCGGCATCGCCCTGGATCGCCGCCGCGCCGGGGGCAACTTCGTGGACGCGGTGGTCTCGGTCATCGAGCGCGAGGAAGAGATCGTGCTGCTCGTGGCGCCGGAGGGCAGCCGGGGGCAGGCCGGGTACTGGAAGACCGGTTTTTACTACATGGCCCTGCAGGCGGGCGTGCCGATTGCCGTGACCGCACTGGACTGGGGCCGCAAACGCGTGGGCATCATCGGGTACATCCAGCCGACGGGCGATCTGAAAGCTGACTTCGCCCGGATTGCCGCACTCCTGCACGACGTGCGGGGCCGTGTCCCCGCCAATGAGTCGCCCGTGATCCCACGGCCCGAAGAGGCCACTCCGACCGATTTGGCCTGA
- the nrdR gene encoding transcriptional regulator NrdR: MKCPYCSAPDSKVVNSRPSDDGASIRRRRECLNCARRFTTYERAQLEPLMVVKRSGPREAFNPDKLLRGLSLATEKRPVEPEALRAFAYGFEDEVGAAEIASEEIGKRAMTFLRPLDDVAYIRFASVYRDFDSLERFIEEIRGLKNKDEG; this comes from the coding sequence ATGAAATGCCCCTACTGCTCGGCCCCCGATTCCAAGGTGGTCAATTCGCGCCCCAGCGACGACGGGGCCAGCATTCGCCGCCGCCGCGAGTGCCTGAACTGCGCCCGGAGGTTCACCACCTACGAGCGCGCGCAGCTGGAGCCGCTGATGGTGGTCAAGCGCAGCGGCCCGCGCGAGGCTTTTAACCCCGACAAGTTGCTGCGCGGCCTGTCGCTGGCCACCGAGAAACGTCCTGTCGAACCCGAGGCCCTGCGCGCTTTCGCCTACGGCTTTGAGGACGAGGTGGGGGCCGCCGAGATCGCCAGTGAGGAAATCGGTAAGCGCGCCATGACCTTTCTGCGCCCACTGGACGACGTGGCCTACATCCGTTTTGCCAGCGTTTATCGTGACTTTGACAGCCTGGAACGCTTTATCGAGGAAATCCGGGGGCTAAAAAACAAGGATGAGGGCTGA
- a CDS encoding SDR family NAD(P)-dependent oxidoreductase, translating into MTDPTTSRDHAGAPYQEVLAGQVIAVTGADTGYGKTLSTALAQLGASVVLIGNNSETLAAQASALEHSGGHAIPIKADVSVPLDWLSAQTRILEIFGALHGIVHLADKRTHASFTLLSENEWMELFNSNVKSSVAIAQILGRRLPGTWLTIIGPHGDEPGLQAHPQRGAIRGLVEAAAREDLRLNMLLPSRASSGDEALDRPLADAVLALAAPRMRHLRGNVMDVPLPAAPKVRLPEVTNVLNTL; encoded by the coding sequence ATGACGGACCCCACCACTTCCCGCGACCACGCCGGGGCTCCCTATCAGGAGGTGCTGGCCGGGCAGGTGATCGCCGTGACCGGGGCCGATACGGGCTACGGCAAGACGCTCAGCACCGCCCTGGCACAGCTCGGGGCCAGCGTGGTCCTGATCGGCAACAACAGCGAGACGCTTGCGGCGCAGGCCAGCGCCCTGGAACATTCCGGCGGTCACGCCATTCCCATCAAGGCCGACGTGAGCGTGCCGCTGGACTGGCTGAGCGCCCAGACCCGCATCCTGGAAATCTTTGGGGCCCTGCACGGCATCGTTCACCTGGCCGACAAGCGCACGCACGCCAGTTTCACGCTGCTCAGCGAGAACGAGTGGATGGAACTGTTCAACAGCAACGTCAAGAGCAGCGTCGCCATCGCGCAGATCCTGGGCCGCCGCCTGCCCGGCACCTGGCTGACCATCATCGGCCCGCACGGCGACGAGCCCGGCCTCCAGGCCCATCCGCAGCGCGGCGCGATTCGTGGTCTGGTGGAAGCAGCCGCGCGCGAGGACCTCCGGCTGAACATGCTGCTGCCCTCTCGCGCCAGCAGCGGCGACGAGGCCCTGGACCGTCCGCTGGCCGACGCGGTGCTGGCCCTGGCCGCCCCCCGCATGCGCCACCTGCGCGGCAATGTGATGGACGTGCCGCTGCCCGCCGCCCCCAAAGTCCGGCTGCCCGAAGTGACGAACGTTCTGAACACGCTGTGA
- a CDS encoding N-acetylglucosamine kinase — MILSIDLGASSSKWALFSGEEITASGVYAPLSGHLYTAEARQRLGEGLAEMRAAVPARPSSVVAGVTGLQTEYTPLIVDLLSSAFGLAPETLYVTDDLHLAYAAHFPAGGGTLVYAGTGSMAYHRTVAGEVMRAGGHGFLIDDGGGAFWQGRQGLKAVLRAVDEGRRESLLASRLFEVIGSRHWPDIRAYVYGEGRAALARLAPAVHAAALDGDPHAQDIQRRAGQELARLGRAVLDRSGGRDVALCGGSFNPLVAASFHSQFAGREVVFIPTRSPLLGALALAPAG; from the coding sequence ATGATCCTCAGCATCGATCTGGGGGCGAGCAGCAGCAAATGGGCGCTGTTCTCTGGGGAGGAGATCACAGCCAGCGGGGTTTACGCCCCCCTGTCCGGCCACCTCTACACGGCCGAAGCCCGGCAGCGTCTGGGCGAGGGGCTGGCAGAAATGCGCGCCGCTGTCCCCGCACGGCCCTCTTCAGTCGTGGCGGGCGTCACCGGGCTACAAACTGAATACACGCCGCTGATCGTGGACCTGCTGTCCTCGGCCTTCGGCCTTGCGCCCGAGACGCTGTACGTCACCGACGATCTGCACCTGGCCTACGCCGCGCATTTTCCCGCTGGCGGCGGCACGCTGGTGTATGCCGGAACCGGCAGCATGGCCTATCACCGCACGGTGGCGGGCGAGGTGATGCGCGCAGGCGGCCACGGCTTTCTGATCGACGATGGGGGTGGGGCCTTCTGGCAGGGACGGCAGGGCCTGAAGGCGGTCCTGCGGGCAGTGGACGAGGGGCGGCGGGAGAGCCTGCTGGCCTCCAGGCTTTTCGAGGTAATCGGCTCCCGGCACTGGCCCGACATCCGCGCTTACGTGTACGGCGAGGGCCGCGCCGCCCTGGCCCGCCTCGCGCCCGCCGTCCACGCCGCTGCGCTGGACGGCGACCCCCACGCCCAGGACATCCAGCGCCGCGCCGGACAGGAGCTGGCCCGTCTGGGCCGGGCAGTGCTGGACCGCAGCGGGGGCCGCGACGTCGCGCTGTGCGGCGGCAGCTTCAATCCACTGGTGGCCGCGTCTTTCCACAGCCAATTTGCAGGCCGTGAGGTGGTCTTCATCCCCACCAGGTCACCCTTGCTGGGAGCGCTGGCGCTGGCGCCGGCAGGCTGA
- a CDS encoding ABC transporter substrate-binding protein, whose protein sequence is MKKARLTAIIATAALFSVTAVLAQGAKLSDNAIKVGVLTDLSGVYSELSGPGSVKAAQMAADDFMAANAAYKGKVQVIGVDHQNKADVASNKAAEMIDRQNVDVLMDLPTSSAALSASEVAKGKKIPVMVVTGGTTALTNEKCNKYTFHYAYDNYMLANGTGSAVTKRGGNSWYIIYPNYAFGQDLDRQMTAAVKENGGKLVTASDATPFPNTDFSSYLLKAQSLKPKIFGTMQAGNDLVNVVKQYNEFGLKKQGIGLGIGLLFETDVAALGQDAFAGALATVPWYWNLDQRSRDWSAKFEKAFGKKPTWAQAGVYSATTTYLQAVARAKSDNGDAVVKALEGHRFSDFFARSAYVRPQDHRVTLDVYTVQVKPKAQAKEAGDIFTKVATIPSAKAFTPLAEVKCKF, encoded by the coding sequence ATGAAAAAAGCCAGACTGACCGCCATCATTGCCACCGCCGCCCTGTTTTCTGTGACCGCCGTGCTGGCGCAGGGAGCCAAACTCAGCGACAACGCCATCAAGGTGGGCGTGCTGACCGACCTGTCAGGGGTGTATTCGGAACTGTCCGGTCCCGGCAGCGTCAAGGCCGCGCAGATGGCCGCCGATGACTTCATGGCCGCCAACGCCGCCTACAAGGGCAAGGTGCAGGTCATCGGCGTGGACCACCAGAACAAGGCCGACGTCGCCAGCAACAAGGCCGCCGAGATGATTGACCGTCAGAACGTGGACGTGCTGATGGACCTGCCCACCAGCTCCGCCGCCCTGTCTGCCTCCGAGGTCGCCAAGGGCAAGAAGATTCCGGTGATGGTGGTGACTGGCGGCACCACCGCGCTGACCAACGAGAAGTGCAACAAGTACACCTTCCATTACGCCTACGACAACTACATGCTCGCCAACGGCACGGGCAGCGCGGTGACCAAGCGCGGCGGGAACAGCTGGTACATTATCTACCCCAACTATGCTTTTGGGCAGGATCTGGACCGGCAGATGACGGCGGCCGTCAAGGAAAACGGCGGCAAGCTGGTCACGGCCAGCGACGCCACGCCGTTCCCCAACACCGATTTTTCCTCGTACCTGCTCAAAGCGCAGAGCCTCAAGCCCAAGATCTTCGGGACCATGCAGGCGGGCAACGATCTGGTGAACGTGGTCAAGCAGTACAACGAGTTCGGCCTGAAAAAGCAGGGCATCGGCCTCGGGATAGGCCTGCTGTTCGAGACCGACGTGGCCGCGCTGGGCCAGGACGCCTTTGCGGGCGCGTTGGCGACGGTGCCGTGGTACTGGAACCTGGATCAGCGCAGCCGCGACTGGTCCGCCAAGTTCGAGAAGGCCTTCGGTAAGAAGCCCACCTGGGCGCAGGCCGGGGTGTACAGCGCCACCACGACCTACCTGCAGGCCGTCGCTCGCGCCAAGTCCGACAACGGCGACGCGGTGGTCAAGGCCCTGGAAGGCCACCGCTTCAGCGACTTCTTTGCCCGCAGCGCCTACGTCCGCCCACAGGACCACCGCGTGACGCTGGACGTGTACACCGTGCAAGTCAAACCCAAGGCGCAGGCCAAGGAGGCCGGTGACATCTTCACCAAGGTGGCCACCATTCCCTCCGCCAAGGCCTTCACCCCGCTGGCCGAAGTCAAGTGCAAGTTCTGA
- a CDS encoding ABC transporter ATP-binding protein — MTAPYTAPGAAAPLAPPPPLLQVRDLNAYYGQSHVLHGVNLHVQPGEIVSLIGRNGAGKTTTLRSIMGALRSRTGSVIFDGQDILRLPSNRVAARGLAWVPEERAIMSTLTVRENLELPPARPGGWTTERAYEAFPVLRERGHHPGSKLSGGEQQMLAIVRVLRSAPRLLLLDEPSEGLAPVIVQRIGDIIEELRREGLSVLLVEQNLKFATRLADRHYVFVDGQIVDEVPRADALTRREELLKYLSV, encoded by the coding sequence ATGACGGCGCCGTACACGGCCCCGGGCGCCGCCGCTCCACTCGCCCCTCCGCCCCCGCTGCTGCAGGTGCGGGACCTGAATGCCTATTACGGGCAGAGCCACGTCCTGCATGGCGTCAACCTGCACGTCCAGCCGGGCGAGATCGTCAGCCTGATTGGGCGCAACGGGGCGGGCAAGACCACCACCCTGCGCAGCATCATGGGCGCGCTGCGCTCGCGCACCGGCAGCGTCATCTTCGACGGGCAGGACATCCTGAGGCTGCCCAGCAACCGCGTCGCCGCGCGTGGACTGGCGTGGGTGCCGGAGGAACGCGCCATCATGAGCACCCTGACTGTGCGCGAGAACCTGGAACTGCCACCCGCCCGCCCCGGCGGCTGGACCACCGAACGTGCCTATGAGGCCTTTCCAGTCCTGCGCGAGCGTGGCCACCACCCCGGCAGCAAGCTCTCGGGTGGCGAGCAGCAGATGCTTGCGATTGTGCGCGTTCTGCGCAGCGCCCCCCGGCTGCTGCTGCTGGACGAACCCAGCGAGGGCCTTGCACCGGTGATCGTGCAGCGCATCGGCGACATCATCGAGGAATTGCGTCGTGAGGGCCTGTCAGTGCTGCTGGTGGAGCAGAACCTGAAATTCGCCACCCGACTGGCCGACCGCCATTACGTCTTCGTGGACGGCCAGATCGTCGACGAAGTGCCCCGCGCCGACGCCCTGACCCGCCGCGAGGAATTGCTGAAATACCTGAGCGTCTGA
- a CDS encoding ABC transporter ATP-binding protein → MAEGVSGRVEDQLPPLVSPALQLRDLWLRLGREVILRGVNLDVMVGEGVTLLGENGAGKTTLLRLLASGLRPTRGEGRVMGFDLRDSRAVRDHIHLMPVDAGLYPDLSCAENLDFALKMHGQTGDVAAALRRVTLEAAANRRVRFLSAGMRKRLALARAHLLARPLTLVDEPFANLDTAGRGLVLELLGELRAGGVTLLIAAHEPELARQVAPRALRLAAGVLHET, encoded by the coding sequence GTGGCTGAGGGTGTAAGTGGGCGAGTGGAAGACCAGCTCCCACCCCTAGTCTCCCCCGCCCTGCAACTGCGCGATCTGTGGTTGAGGCTGGGGCGAGAGGTCATCCTGCGCGGCGTGAATCTGGATGTGATGGTGGGCGAGGGCGTCACGCTGCTGGGCGAGAACGGGGCGGGCAAGACCACGCTGCTGCGCCTGCTGGCCTCCGGACTGCGGCCCACGCGCGGCGAGGGACGGGTGATGGGCTTTGACCTGCGCGACTCACGGGCAGTGCGCGATCACATTCACCTGATGCCGGTGGACGCCGGCCTATACCCGGACCTCAGTTGCGCTGAGAATCTGGACTTTGCACTGAAGATGCACGGCCAGACCGGTGACGTGGCGGCGGCGCTGCGGCGCGTGACCCTGGAGGCCGCCGCCAACCGCCGCGTGCGCTTTCTGTCGGCGGGAATGAGGAAACGGCTGGCCCTGGCCCGCGCCCACCTGCTGGCCCGCCCGCTCACGCTGGTGGACGAACCGTTCGCCAATCTAGATACGGCAGGACGGGGGCTGGTGCTGGAGTTGCTGGGCGAACTGCGCGCTGGAGGCGTGACGCTGTTGATCGCCGCCCACGAACCGGAACTGGCGCGGCAGGTGGCCCCACGGGCGCTGCGGCTGGCCGCCGGGGTGCTACATGAGACCTAG
- a CDS encoding EVE domain-containing protein, with amino-acid sequence MSHWLLKSEPEVFGYPDLERVERESWNGVRNYQARNFLRQMAAGDLCLFYHSRNKTPGVAGVARVTRAASPDDLQFDPASAYFDPTSDPDQPRWSMVEVEAVCAFPTLLTLETIRALPGWETSPLTRKGSRLSVLPVTAEQFEAALAAVGLHADHL; translated from the coding sequence ATGTCCCACTGGCTCCTCAAATCTGAACCCGAGGTCTTCGGCTACCCCGATCTTGAACGCGTGGAACGCGAATCCTGGAACGGCGTTCGCAACTACCAGGCACGCAATTTCCTGCGGCAGATGGCGGCGGGTGACCTGTGCCTGTTCTACCACTCGCGCAACAAGACGCCGGGCGTCGCGGGCGTGGCACGGGTGACGCGGGCCGCCTCTCCGGACGATCTGCAATTTGACCCGGCCAGCGCGTACTTTGATCCCACATCTGATCCGGATCAGCCGCGCTGGAGCATGGTGGAGGTAGAAGCCGTGTGCGCTTTTCCCACTCTCCTGACACTGGAGACCATCCGTGCCCTGCCCGGGTGGGAGACTTCGCCGCTGACCCGTAAGGGCTCGCGGCTGAGCGTCCTGCCCGTGACAGCCGAGCAGTTTGAGGCGGCGTTGGCGGCGGTAGGGCTGCATGCGGATCACCTTTGA
- a CDS encoding heme exporter protein CcmB yields the protein MRNALHLAAKDLRVAGRTRDTLLATAFFAGLVLLVLGLALGGNLGRTLSQTAGVASGAVWTALALAAAVGAQRAFAQEQEAGALEQLTLYPGAHGALYLGKLLGVLGPLLLVAAFTLPAGLLLFGAAGTTCVPGRDCVPTPWSLLALVTALGVLGFAAGTTFYGSITVSLRAREALLPALAFPILVPVVIATVRATSGLLEGLLLAELWPWFAFLGAFDLGTIILATLLFPYAVEG from the coding sequence ATGAGAAACGCCCTGCACCTCGCCGCCAAGGACCTGCGCGTCGCTGGACGCACGCGCGATACCCTCCTGGCCACTGCTTTTTTCGCCGGGCTGGTGCTGCTGGTGCTGGGGCTGGCGCTGGGCGGCAACCTGGGACGCACGCTGTCGCAGACGGCGGGGGTGGCGTCCGGGGCGGTGTGGACCGCGCTGGCCCTGGCCGCGGCGGTGGGCGCGCAGCGCGCCTTCGCGCAGGAGCAGGAGGCGGGGGCACTGGAACAGCTCACGCTGTATCCGGGAGCGCACGGCGCGCTGTACCTGGGCAAATTGCTGGGGGTGCTGGGGCCGCTGCTGCTGGTGGCGGCCTTCACGTTACCGGCGGGGTTGCTGCTGTTCGGCGCGGCAGGAACAACCTGCGTGCCGGGCCGCGACTGCGTGCCGACGCCCTGGTCCCTGCTGGCGCTGGTCACGGCGCTGGGGGTGCTGGGCTTCGCGGCAGGAACCACGTTCTACGGTTCCATCACGGTCAGCCTGCGCGCCCGCGAGGCGCTGCTGCCTGCCCTGGCCTTCCCGATTCTGGTCCCGGTGGTAATTGCCACGGTGCGCGCCACATCCGGCCTGCTCGAAGGTTTGCTCCTGGCGGAACTGTGGCCCTGGTTTGCCTTCCTGGGTGCCTTTGACCTGGGGACGATCATCCTGGCGACGCTGCTGTTTCCATATGCCGTGGAGGGGTAG
- a CDS encoding GNAT family N-acetyltransferase, with protein sequence MRITFELLSEAHLPTLTRWLPQPHVRAFWDDRERDVAAVRAPYCRPGREVPGFVFSLDGWAAGFIQSQHITPGHGFYSWAASDGETWAIDVLIGDAELTGQGWGPQVIRTFVGKLRAERPALRRVLIDPASENTRAVRACVKVGFLPLAVLEGEDGPVRLMRLDLSD encoded by the coding sequence ATGCGGATCACCTTTGAACTGCTGAGCGAAGCGCATCTACCCACGCTGACGCGCTGGTTGCCGCAGCCTCATGTGCGCGCCTTCTGGGACGACCGTGAGCGTGACGTGGCGGCGGTACGGGCACCCTATTGCCGCCCTGGGCGGGAGGTCCCCGGCTTCGTTTTCAGCTTGGACGGGTGGGCAGCGGGCTTCATCCAAAGCCAGCACATCACACCGGGGCATGGTTTCTACAGCTGGGCGGCAAGTGACGGCGAAACCTGGGCGATAGACGTGCTGATTGGTGACGCCGAGCTGACCGGGCAGGGGTGGGGGCCACAGGTCATCCGGACGTTTGTGGGAAAGTTGCGTGCCGAGCGGCCAGCATTGCGGCGGGTGTTGATTGACCCTGCCTCTGAAAACACGCGGGCCGTTCGCGCCTGTGTGAAGGTGGGATTTCTGCCTCTTGCCGTGCTGGAGGGCGAAGACGGCCCGGTTCGCCTCATGCGGCTGGACTTATCGGACTGA
- a CDS encoding ABC transporter ATP-binding protein: protein MTAQTRPVAPVGTIHGLRVALEARNLVKDFRGFRATNDVTLDIHEGEIHAIIGPNGAGKTTLFNLLSGFLKPTSGEIRLFGERIDTLPPHQIVRRGLSRSFQISSVFPTMTVRENLLVALQSRSRLPGQFWTPISRLQRLGPQADIILSDVGLADSHARLAADLGHGEKRQLEIGISLTQDPRVLLLDEPTSGMGSEGIARVKTLVRQVARGRTVVLVEHNMSVVSELADRITVLQYGSLLASGSYEQVRQDPRVIEAYLGDEGDE, encoded by the coding sequence ATGACGGCCCAGACCCGCCCTGTTGCCCCGGTTGGCACGATCCATGGGCTGAGAGTGGCCCTTGAGGCGAGGAATCTGGTCAAGGATTTCAGGGGCTTCCGCGCCACCAACGACGTGACTCTGGACATTCATGAGGGCGAGATCCACGCCATCATCGGCCCCAACGGAGCGGGCAAGACCACGCTTTTTAATCTCCTGTCGGGTTTCCTGAAACCCACGTCGGGCGAGATCCGCCTCTTCGGGGAGCGCATCGACACCCTGCCGCCGCACCAGATCGTGCGGCGCGGGCTGTCGCGCTCGTTCCAGATCAGCAGCGTCTTTCCCACCATGACCGTGCGGGAAAACCTGCTGGTGGCGCTGCAATCCCGCAGCCGCCTTCCGGGGCAGTTCTGGACGCCAATTTCACGGTTGCAGCGGCTGGGGCCACAGGCCGACATCATTCTCTCGGACGTGGGGCTGGCCGACTCGCATGCGCGGCTGGCGGCGGATCTGGGCCACGGCGAGAAGCGGCAGCTGGAAATCGGCATCTCGCTCACCCAGGACCCGCGCGTGCTCCTGCTGGACGAGCCCACCTCCGGGATGGGTTCGGAGGGCATCGCCCGCGTGAAAACGCTGGTGCGGCAGGTGGCGCGCGGGCGCACAGTGGTGCTGGTAGAACACAACATGAGCGTGGTCTCGGAACTGGCCGACCGCATCACGGTGTTGCAGTACGGCTCGCTGCTGGCGAGTGGAAGCTACGAACAGGTGCGCCAGGATCCCCGCGTCATTGAGGCGTACCTGGGCGATGAGGGCGACGAATGA
- a CDS encoding branched-chain amino acid ABC transporter permease produces the protein MTALPRTAAHNDRARTVRAAWLIGLGLLLLILPRLIYPVLALDILAWGLFAVAFDLLFGFSGLLSFGHAAFWGSSAYVTAFLLSNGQSVPVAMLGGTLSALLLAVPIAYLSVRSAGIYFSMITLAFAQMVYFVALQWTDVTGGENGLQGFERPSLFGLDFSDSVTRYYFCLAVFALGFYIAYRTVRSPFGQAQQAVRDNEVRAQSIGYNPVRFKFTAFLISAGLAGLAGSMYTFGHGVVSLDVTKWTTSGEVVMMTLLGGTTTLFGPAVGAGLVLLLRDRLTTSDLPVGIVTGLVFVVVVLFFRAGVVGTVQGWLRRR, from the coding sequence GTGACCGCCCTGCCCCGCACCGCCGCCCACAACGACCGCGCCCGCACCGTCCGTGCCGCGTGGCTGATTGGGCTGGGGTTGCTGCTGCTGATTCTGCCCCGGCTGATCTACCCGGTGCTCGCGCTGGATATTCTGGCCTGGGGGCTGTTCGCGGTGGCCTTCGATCTGCTGTTCGGTTTCTCGGGCCTGCTGTCCTTTGGTCACGCCGCTTTCTGGGGCAGCAGTGCCTACGTCACGGCCTTCCTGCTGTCCAACGGTCAGAGCGTACCGGTCGCCATGCTGGGAGGGACCCTCAGCGCGTTGCTGCTGGCCGTGCCCATTGCGTACCTGAGTGTCCGCAGCGCCGGAATCTACTTCAGCATGATCACACTGGCCTTCGCGCAGATGGTCTATTTCGTGGCGCTGCAATGGACCGACGTGACAGGCGGCGAGAACGGCCTCCAGGGCTTCGAGCGTCCCAGCCTGTTCGGCCTGGATTTCAGCGACAGCGTCACGCGCTACTACTTCTGTCTGGCGGTGTTCGCGCTGGGGTTCTACATCGCCTACCGCACAGTGCGCAGCCCTTTCGGTCAGGCGCAGCAGGCGGTGCGCGACAATGAGGTGCGCGCCCAGAGCATCGGTTACAACCCGGTGCGCTTCAAGTTCACCGCCTTTCTGATCAGCGCCGGGCTGGCCGGGCTGGCGGGCAGCATGTACACCTTCGGCCACGGCGTGGTCAGCCTGGACGTGACCAAATGGACTACCAGCGGCGAGGTCGTGATGATGACCCTGCTGGGCGGGACCACCACGCTGTTCGGCCCGGCGGTGGGCGCGGGCCTGGTGTTGCTGCTGCGGGACCGCCTGACCACTTCGGATCTGCCGGTGGGCATCGTGACTGGGCTGGTGTTTGTCGTGGTGGTGCTCTTCTTCCGCGCCGGGGTGGTCGGCACGGTTCAGGGGTGGCTGCGCCGCCGCTAA
- a CDS encoding branched-chain amino acid ABC transporter permease, translated as MNTQLLLIQVFNGLVNGAFYALLSLGLAVIFGMLRIVNFMHGALYMLGAFTAFALGQAFGLGFWPALILAPLIVGALGMLLERTLLSRLYGLEPSYNLLLTFGLTLLTQDLVKQVMLSQFAVSSAPYTTPDVLTGVVNLGFVVFPKYRLFVIALTLVICLVTWFVVEKTRVGAIIRASTENPGVTRAFGIDVSKWVTGVFGVGVGLAGLAGVLAAPIYSVEPYMGAELIITTFAVVVIGGLGSILGSIVTGFAVGVLAAVGAAVYPPIANTLVFILMAVVLLVRPSGLFGLPEGTR; from the coding sequence ATGAATACACAACTGCTGCTGATTCAAGTGTTCAACGGGCTGGTCAACGGGGCGTTCTACGCCCTGCTGAGCCTGGGTCTGGCGGTGATCTTCGGGATGCTGCGGATCGTCAACTTCATGCACGGGGCGCTGTACATGCTGGGAGCGTTCACCGCTTTCGCGCTGGGACAGGCCTTCGGGCTGGGCTTCTGGCCCGCGCTGATCCTGGCCCCGCTGATTGTGGGGGCGCTGGGCATGCTGCTGGAGCGCACGCTGCTCTCGCGGCTGTACGGCCTGGAACCCAGCTACAACCTGCTGCTGACCTTCGGCCTGACGCTGCTGACCCAGGATCTGGTTAAGCAGGTGATGCTCAGCCAGTTCGCCGTGTCCAGCGCACCGTACACCACACCGGATGTGCTGACTGGGGTGGTCAACCTGGGCTTCGTGGTCTTTCCTAAGTACCGGCTGTTCGTGATCGCGCTAACGCTGGTCATCTGTCTAGTGACATGGTTCGTGGTCGAGAAGACGCGTGTGGGAGCGATCATTCGCGCCAGCACCGAGAATCCAGGGGTAACGCGGGCCTTCGGGATCGACGTGAGCAAATGGGTGACGGGCGTCTTTGGCGTGGGTGTGGGCCTGGCCGGGCTGGCCGGGGTGCTGGCCGCGCCGATCTACAGCGTCGAGCCGTACATGGGCGCGGAGCTGATCATCACCACCTTCGCGGTGGTGGTCATCGGTGGGCTGGGCAGCATCCTGGGCAGCATCGTGACCGGCTTCGCGGTGGGCGTACTGGCGGCGGTGGGGGCGGCGGTCTACCCGCCGATTGCCAACACGCTGGTCTTTATTCTGATGGCCGTCGTACTGCTGGTGCGTCCCAGCGGTCTGTTCGGACTGCCCGAGGGGACGCGGTGA